In one window of Canis aureus isolate CA01 chromosome 25, VMU_Caureus_v.1.0, whole genome shotgun sequence DNA:
- the LOC144297118 gene encoding cationic amino acid transporter 3-like, which yields MPCQTLRRLGQKLVQKRKLEKPEATNKQSRSLNTVELMVLGLDYILDISVYFLAGEVARDIAGPSTVICFLVAGLASVLAGLCYAEISARVPHSGFSYLYTYVTVGELGAFVTGWNLILSFVAYTALVIQAWTLALDNLFGNQISQALTESISLHVSRVFAKILGFFAMGLVLLLIELLTLNIRQLFLVSKVVTVVNLLVVSFFIISGFMKGDLHNWKLTEEDYIKAGLNETSSLGSLGSGGFMPFGFRGILRGSATCFYVFIGFGYIVDIVKRTQNPKRSISMGIVISLLICFLVYFGVSVALTLMVPYYQLRPGSTLPEISA from the exons ATGCCGTGTCAGACACTTCGCAGATTGGGTCAAAAGCTGGTACAGAAACGTAAACTGGAGAAGCCAGAGGCTACAAATAAGCAATCCAGAAGCCTGAACACTGTGGAATTAATGGTCCTGGGTTTGGACTACATACTGGATATAAGTGTGTATTTCCTGGCTGGTGAGGTAGCTAGAGATATAGCAGGACCATCTACTGTGATCTGCTTTTTGGTGGCCGGCCTAGCTTCAGTGTTGGCTGGACTGTGCTATGCAGAGATTAGTGCCCGGGTTCCACACTCTGGCTTTTCATATCTCTACACTTATGTCACTGTAGGCGAACTTGGGGCTTTTGTCACTGGCTGGAACCTCATCCTCTCCTTTGTTGCCTATACAGCCCTCGTGATCCAGGCCTGGACTTTGGCTTTGGACAATCTGTTTGGGAACCAAATCTCTCAGGCCCTGACTGAGAGCATTTCATTGCATGTTTCCCGTGTTTTTGCAAAAATTCTAGGCTTCTTTGCCATGGGCCTGGTGTTGTTGCTAATAGAATTGCTGACTCTGAACATTAGGCAGCTTTTTTTGGTTTCTAAAGTGGTCACAGTGGTGAACCTTTTGGTTGTCAGTTTTTTCATCATCTCTGGCTTCATGAAGGGGGACCTGCACAACTGGAAGCTCACAGAAGAGGACTACATAAAGGCTGGACTCAATGAGACATCTAGCCTGGGTTCTCTGGGCTCCGGAGGATTCATGCCTTTTGGCTTCCGGGGGATTCTCCGTGGATCAGCTACCTGCTTCTATGTATTTATAGGTTTTGGGTATATTGTTGACATAGTAAAAAGAACCCAGAATCCCAAGCGTTCCATCTCCATGGGTATTGTGATTTCATTGCTCATCTGTTTTTTGGTGTATTTTGGTGTCTCTGTGGCACTGACTCTTATGGTGCCTTACTACCAGCTCCGACCTGGAAGCACCTTGCCTGAG ATATCAGCCTGA